The window ATCtattaattttgatattaaatgcATCTCTAATTGCATTACATTTTTCAGGAACCACGTAGATAATGATGTATTCTATATATCACCATTAGCATATATCCAAACtagtattcaaatattttttaaaaatcttgtaGAACTATTGTCtagttacattttttttattataccgTTGGCATTGTTTAGTTTAAATTCAATTTGTTAGTTATAATTCTGATGATTATTATACTTTTTATAGGATTGGATACTACTAGCTAGTTTTGGGACGACTTTGATTGTCTTCCCTATGAGGTTTCTATTATTGTTGGTTAGGTATTTGATTTATTAGATTCAGATGTTTATTAGTACAATTTGAGATGTTTGGATATTCATCTTTGTTTTATTGTATTGAATTTGATATGTGAGTGTGTTACGTGGATGATATCCAAATTTATGTTATGTTGTTATAATGTATAATGTGAATGTTATGTTATGTTTGTGAATGTGTAATGTGTAATGTGTAATGTGAATGTGTTGTGAAAACCATCAGGCTTCTGGGATGTGTTAATTAATCTATATGTAAACAGAGAAAATATGAAAATGGAAAGGTTCTATTGGAATTTTCATGTTAATTAGCgatgaaattttaatattttatcgtTAATTAGCAACGAACTTTTAAAATTCCATCTCTAAATATAGCGACAGAACTATAAATTTCCATCTCTAGTTAGTGATGAAATTTTATGTGTTCGTTGCCAAGTTTGGTTAGAGATATGACAGAACCGTTAACGAAATTTAGCAACGAAataataattctgttattaaaTAGCTACAAAATTTAGCCTTCCGTCTCTAATTTTTGAGACAGAAATAAATATTCCATCTCTAATTTTAGTGACGGATAATAAACTTCTGTCTCTAAGATTAGCGACGGAATTATTATTTCGTCTCTAAGTTTAGCGGCAGATATTAAATTCCGTCGCTATTAGCGACGAACGGTTAAATTTTATTGTTAATCGACGTCAACAACTATTTTATAGGCGAAGCTGAAGGCGGAGCCGGAGACGTCCAGCACAGTGAGCCAGTCGCTGGGCGTGTGCCGGGCCAACTTCGACTCGGCCGTCGACAGCCTGCGGGGGGCGGCCAAGAACTTGAAGGAGGCAGCGTCGCACGCGGACCTGATGAACAACCTCTCCGCCGCAACCGCCTTCGTGGAAACGTGCAACGACGCGTTCGCCGAGCGGAGGTTGAATTCGCCGGTGGCCGAGACGACGGAGCTGCTGGGGAAGTTGGTCAGCAATTGCCTTGACTTGGGATCCGCCTTGCAATGACCGACGAACACGACTTTTAAAGTAACGGATTAAGGCGGGCAGGGCTTGCAGGTCGATTATAACATTATTTCGATTTTGAGGAGTTTTTCGACTTGGCTATTTATTATTATCATCTTatataaaaagattttttttttaaaaccaaattcattttcaaattcacacataaatacaaaaaaaaataatcatatgTGAAGGAGACATTTACACTGATCCTATCTTCCGTTTGGATCTTGAATTAGCCAAGGAACTTGATTggatgctatttttttttttttgtttaccaGAATTCCATTTTTTTTAATCCATTATCATgcaataaatattattatatttaattatgtaaataatttacagCTAATTATCGATCAGACTTCATAAAGTTGCTTAAACAAAAGTGGTTTGGTCGGCCATGCGCAAGCTGCTGCATGCAACGGCGTGCATTAAATTAagtcaaataaatatatttattattataattgatatttgatattcaATTTACGTCTAAATTAAAAAATACTCATAGCTAATGATACATCAATCCTTAGGTCGTACATTAAAAAAACTATATGTTTTAATTCATCTAAATTGAAAATCGGCCAACATAACTCTAGGGTTTAGGGTGCTTTTGCCTGCAACGGCGTGCATTAAATTATGTCAAATAAATACATGTTTGAACCATAATTATTATAGCTAGATCTCATAtccaaattatatattttttaaattattttgttattatttt is drawn from Zingiber officinale cultivar Zhangliang chromosome 1B, Zo_v1.1, whole genome shotgun sequence and contains these coding sequences:
- the LOC122040503 gene encoding uncharacterized protein LOC122040503, which produces MVWYMATSRELGVLESDSLSPLFGPYLKAKLKAEPETSSTVSQSLGVCRANFDSAVDSLRGAAKNLKEAASHADLMNNLSAATAFVETCNDAFAERRLNSPVAETTELLGKLVSNCLDLGSALQ